The genomic region AAAATAGCACCAATAATATATGAAGCAATTAAGGAAGCATTAAAAGAATATAACTTACAGGGAGAAATATATTTCCTTGGCTCCGTAATAAATGGAACTTACACGGCAGCAAGCGATATTGATGTTGCCATACTTCTAAATGAAATACCTAAAGAAAGGAAGGAAATTGAGGGAAAAGTTCTAGATTATGTAATTAACAAGGGCTTACCTGATTGGATACCCATAGAGTTCCACTTTTTGACCCCTCGCTCTTTTAAGATATTAAAAGAGGGTGGGGCAAATTTCGTTAAAGCTGAAGATTATATCTTAAACTGCAAGTGAAAATTATCATTGTCCCTACCATATCTCTATATAGGTTATATACTTCTTTATGTTATATGAGGAACTATATTGAATATATAGAGAAAATATATATAGAAACTTCTTTTAGTTAAAATTATGAAATTAACGAGCGAGATTAAAAATGAGCACGGTACTAGTGTTTTAACTATACTATCAGATCCGTTTTTCTTGTTTCCATCTATGTTAAAAGCTACTAATGTTGAGAAAATTGATAATAAATACAAAGTAGAAATTCCAATAAAGGGTGTATTCTATTTACCATTTAATCTGATAACTTACGTGACAAGATATACCGCAATAAATTCGGTAAATTATGTTGTGAACGTTGCAGATTTCGCTGAGCATAGATGGGGAAATATAAGAATCTACGTCGAAGATAAGAAAATGAAGTTAGACCTAGATATACCTCTGCCATTAGATTTTATAAACTCAAAAATCCTTGGAAAAAGAATTAAAGTATTCGAGAGAAATTTCAATGAATTAATAAGAGTGGAAAGAATAAAAAGAAAAATCTAATTATTGTTTTGCAGTAGTTGTAGGAGTAACTAATTCCTCTTTGGCAACCTCTTCTAAACTCTTATTCTTTGTCTCTGGGACGAAGAAGAACGTTAACAATGCGCCTATTATGCTGACAACTGCAAGCATCACTAGCAAGTTCTTTATTCCCATCGAAGTCAATAGTGTTGGGAATAGGTAAGTAGTTATTGCTGCTCCCAATTTCCCAGAGGCAGCGGAAATACCGTGACCAGTAGTTCTGAACCTTACTGGATAAACCTCTGCAGGGATAACGAAAGTAGTTGTATTAGGCCCAAAATCAATGAAGAAGAAGCTTAAGGCGTATAGTAAGAAAGCTGCCTCTGCGGGTATTAGGAAGCCGTTGACCTTAGGGCCTTTAGATGTATAAGTAACAATCATTACAGCAGAGACTAAGAGGTAAATTATTGCCATCATGGTGAATCCTTGAATTTGAATAGTCTTTCTTCCTAACTTATCCAGTAAGGCCACTGCAGTAAAGTATCCTGGAAAGCCTACTAGGTAGGGCACGGCTCCAAGGAATAGAGCGTATGCTAAATCGCCTTGGAATGCTGATAATGGTAACGCTGTTGCCGACTTAGGGAACGGAGAGCCGAATATTGGTGCAATTATTGGGGATGAATAAAGTCCAGTACCGTAGAATGCTATATCTAATATGAACCAAGGAATTGCTGTACCTATTAGTAAAGTACCATAGTTAGATAAAATCTCTGATAAGCTCATTCTTTTAGCCACTACTGGTTGCCGTGTGTCAATATCCCCTCCTAGGAAAGACGCGGCCTTTTTAGCTTCTTCAACGTTTCCATTTGCCAGTAAGGAGTACCTTGGAGTTTCGGGAACCTTCCTCCTCAAGTATATTACAGTTGCTGCAGGGATTGCTCCAATGCCTGCCATAACTCTCCAAGCAGTGCATGGAGGCAATACTACTGCTGAGATTATTCCTACGGCTGCTGCAGCCAATGAGCCTAAAGCTTGGTTTGAAAAGACTAATGCAATAAGTTTCCCTCTGTCCTTAACGTTAGCATATTCGCTCATTATTGTAGCAGAGATGGGATAATCTCCTCCAATTCCTACACCCATTATGAACCTAAATATTATCAACCAAATCAGATTAGGGGACAGCGCACTTAGAAAAGCTCCTATAGTGAGTAACGTTGCTTCAACTCCGTAAACTTTTTTCCTACCCCAATAATCCCCTAAAAATCCGAATATTAGCTGACCTATTATAGCCGCCCAAAGTGCAATAGAAGCTAATAGGCCGTTCCAGAAGTCCTTATCGGGACCCACTAAATATGAAGTAAATCCTGGCATTACTATTCCTGCGTACTTGTAAGAGTCCTCTATAGTAGCTAATATATATCCTATTATTAGTAAATCGTATGCGTCAGTAAAGAAGCCCATTCCTGCAGTATACCATATTTTTATATGATTAAACGTTAGTTTTAGGGAATCTATAGGCCTAAACGGTGAAGGGAAGGATTTACTCATTTTTATCGAGTTGAATATAGAAAGTTTATATTTATACTTTCTCTACATAAAATAAATAGTTTTACATAAACTAAATAGTTCTATATATTCAACTATAGAAACCATCATTTACTTTTCTCTCAATCTCGCCTAGTAGTTTAAGATTTATCCAAGCTCTTCCAAAAGTCCCTATATTCTCTTCGTCTACTGTAATTAAGACGTTGTTAGGATCTCCTCTAACCCTTATTAGAATTTCCTCAACTTTATGAAAATGTCCCTTCTTTTGACCTCTAAGTAGGTAATCATTCTGAGCGTATTGACTTGTTGTGACTTCCCAACCGTCAATACTTAAGGAATTCTGAAGGTCTTGGACTAATTTTTGAATATTTATATTTTTATCGATGAAAGTCTTTTGCATATCATATTTAGAAGATATAAAAATAAAAAATCAACGTTACAAAAGTTGAAAGTCGTCACATAAGGGGTCGGACTTTCATTGAGGTTTCATTATTCAACCTCTCGTCCTCATACCCCTTGTCTGGCTCCCCGTGCCGTCTACGGGAGCGGTAGTTAAACCACTCCCTTCGAGGACACGAGGAGTTTCATTGAGTGCCTTCCTCCACCTCACATTGCTCATCGACTTCATTGTGGCACTCTCTAACTTAATGTTAGCATAAAAGTTTATAAATTTTAATGCTTCTAACATTCCTATGGAGCAAATAGTTTTTAGATCAACGGTCTCAAGTTATGGTACAGATAAGTATGGGAATAAAAGATATGGCATAACAATACCTTCAAAACTAAGGGATAAGGGTGAGAAATTATACGGCAAGGAGGTGATTGTAATTGTTATCCTACCAGATGATGAGGAGTAAGCTAATCGCTTCTAAGGAAGCTCTAGAGAACTTCCAATTCGTCACAATAAATGGCAGGGTAATTTTTAACGAGAAAGAGAGAGTTGTTAGGATTGCTAGGGCTTACTCACAAGTTGTTAAGAGTGCTATTAAACCGCTTTTTGACGGGAAGAGTGTAGACGAGTTAACTAAGGAGTTTTACAACATCTTACCAAATTATGTTTACCTTGTAACTGCTTTAAAGCAAGCTAGGACAATTACTGACGGTTTGTTAGATAGAGAAGACGAAAAGGGTGAGATAATTCATGCAAGGATAAGGAAGTTCTGGTTTGCAAGTAGAGGAAATAGAGCTGATAAGGGTAATAGGAATGTTAAGTTCCACGTTTTGGAAGACCACGTGTTAATTAAGGTTAAAGACCCCTGGGGTAAGGAGTGGGTTCGCGGGAAAGCTTACTTAGGCAAGGAGTACTTGCCATTACTTCACGAGTTAGAAGAATTAGCAGAAAGGAAGGAGGAGGGTTATGGTGCCGTAATTAGTTTTAAGGAAAAGCCAATGATCCACCTCCAAGTACCACTCTGGCTTTACCTAAAGCACTTCTCTTCACCAAAACCCAATGGTTACGGTTTGGTTGCCGGTTTTGATTTAAATAGTGACAGACTAAACGTTGTTGTTGTTAACAAGGATGGTAAAGTTATTACTACTAAAACGTGGTGGTATTCAGATGTTACTAGGCCAGGTTTTCCTAAAGAGAAAGCTAGGGCTTTACGTTTAAACGCTTTATCTGAGTCTCTCAATTTCCTCTCAAGGATTGGCGTTGATTACGTTGTTTTTGAGGATTTATTCCTAGTTAGGAAGAAGAAATTTACGAGGAGTAAAAGCGGTAATAGGAAGGTTTCGCGTTTCGCTAAGAAGCAAATGTTGATCCACGGCGTTATTAAATCTTTAAGGCTAGGTTTTAATGTTATGTTGGTCAATCCTAAAGGTACTACAACCTCTGAGGATCACGAAAGGGTGATGAGGGAGAAGGGTTTTGATAGGCATACAGCATCAGCTTACTTAATAGCATTAAAAGGACTAGGAATGTTAAATGACATCAAATAACATAAACTTCATGACTTATCGGAAACTGTTAACAACGGCAGAGAGGAAATTAGTAATAGCAAATGTTATATTTCCTACTCTGCACATGTAGTTAGGAATGCTTTCTGATTTTGACAAGTTAGTAAAGGACAAACTAGGTTATAACTTATTTCCTTACCAATCTCACGTAAGCGAGAGAATAATAAAAGAACTGGAAGAAGGAAAAAGCAACTTCATAGTAGTTTCAATGCCTACTGGAAGCGGTAAGACTGTAATAGAACTCTTCATGGCATACTATTTCCTTAAAAAAGGAGTAAAGAATGTTATCGTAATGGAGCCAACAAGATTACTTTGCGATCAAATGTACTTCAATTTCTGGAGGAAAATGTTTGGAGAAGATGTGGGAATGGAATATGAAGGAGAATGTACTGCCTTTGAGGAAGGTAAAAAGATAGTAGTTTCGACGCCTTTTACCGCAGAAAAGTGTGCTCCAGAAACTGAAGCAATAATCGTTGACGAAGTTCATCACGCTTTTGGAGATAGCAGATATGAGTCTACGTTAGTTAGTTTAGATCCTAAGTACTTGATTGGCTTTACTGCTTTACTCCCCTCTTATAAGAAATACATGGTAGACCCTAGACTAGTAGAAAAACTAGGGAAACCAAAGTTCTTAAACTACGATTTTAAAGCTTTAGCAGAAATAGACCCTACTTTCAATCCACCTAAAGCAATTGCTGACGTGTTTGATGCGGAAATGAATAAAATTGAGGATTCTGCATATGATGCCTTTTTCAGAGGCCAGGTAAAAGGTGACAAGAACACTTTAAAGTTCCTTGAAATTACGCTTTACAGTTACGGTAAGGAGGCCTTTTGCGAAAGCCTAGGCAGAATGGAAGGAAAAATAGAGGAAAATCCCCAGTTAGACTTCCTTTGCGAGTCCAAGGAGTTAAGTCATAAAGCTAGGGCTTTAAGACAGATTCTTTCGATATATAAAATAGAGGATTTTAAACCGGTATTAATTTTCACTAGCAGAAAAGCTACCGCTTATGAGTTCGAAAAAGCAATAGAAGATTTAGACCCAGGAAGGATAAAAGTTCTAACCGGGGATTCGTCAAAATTTGAGAGACAAAAATTAGTTAAAAGCGCTAAAAGGGGAGAAATTGACGTAATTATATCCACATTAGTAGGCGAAGAAGGTATAGATATTCCAGAGGCAAAGTTATTAATTATGACTGACGTTCCTCAAAGCCCTTTAAGGTTTTACCAGCGTTTAGGAAGGCTAATTAGGAGTAAAACTGATGAAAACAATAACGACAGCGAGAATGCATTAAAGTACTTGGTAGTGGCTTTAACTCCAAAAACTCCTGAATACGATAATTTAGACGACGCTCTTAGGAACTTGTATTTAGAAGGAGTAGACGTAAGCTATATCGTAGAAAAGAAGGAAGGCAAGGGACCCGTTGCCAGAGTTGTTGATATAGTTAAGAAGGAAGGAGGAGGTACTTCATTTTCTAAGTTAGACAGTAGCGTTGGAGAAATTTCTTCTATTGAAGTATTGCTTTCTCCAAAAAACGTTGAGACTCAAATGGGAGATTACGTTGATAGGGCAATAAAGGAAGGTAGAATTTTCTATTATTATGACGTTGATAAAATGGCAGACCTAGCTTCCAAGGTGCTTTTAGGTAGTTATTGTAATTTATGTTTTGGAGAAAAATGCATGAAAATATGCAAGGATTGCATAAGAGAAGTTGGTAAGCTATTGATTTCCAAGAAAGGTAGAGTAAAATTAGAGAAGAAAGGACTACTTCTACATTACATGGAACTTGTACTCCCTGAAAAAGTGGATGAAATAATGAATGCTATGAATAAGGAGAAGGATGAAATAATGAAAAAAGTTGAATGCGCATCCATCTCTCTTTCTTCAACAAAAAGAGCTAACGTGTATTCAATAGTCATTAATTTTAACGTAAGCGTAGATGGAATGACCATTTATCCTAAGTTGCAACTGGATTATTATAATGCTAATGAGCAAGAGATTAAGCTGGCAGAAATTAACGCTAAAGCTATAGGATATAAGGCAATTTATCTGTTTTTACAACAGTTAAAATAGTTTAAAACTGTTCAATAAAAACGTAATATGTACAATCCAAAACTATATTAATACCTTTACCATATACTATATTTGGCAAAAAGATTCGGTGGAATGATGCACTCGCATCTGAAGGTTTTTTACGAAGAATCCTTCCCTGTTTTAAAAGTAACTCACAAGTTACCTATTCTAAAACGAGGGAGAGGAAACAGAGTCTGGGATATAGAAGGAAAAGAATACATAGACTTCGATATGTCTAACGGAGATGCATTACTTGGTTACGGAAATCCAGAATTAGTTAATGCAATATTAGAAAGAAGTAATCAAAAAGAAACAATAGAAAAGCTCAAACGAAGATTCTCATTAAAGTCTGTTAAAATATTTTCAAGCGAAAAACAAGCAAAAGTTTACGCTGTTAATTTAGCTAGACAACTTTCAGGAAAGAAGAAAATAATAAGGTTCGGCCAAAATGATTTAATAAAGAAGTGCGATTTAGGAGAGGAGATAACTGCAGAGTGGAATAATTTAGATTACCTAGAAAAAATTGTGAGGCAAAACTACGATATTGCAGCAATAATTTTCGAACCAATAGCTACTCACATGGGACTAGTTTTACCTGAAAATGAGTTCTTGAAAGGGATAATGGAACTTTCAAAAGAATACGGAATTATAACAATAGCGGATGAAATAAAAACGGGAGGAAAGTATTACACTGGTGCGTCAGGCTATCTAAAGATTAAGCCTGACATAATACTATTTGGGAGATCATTGGCAGGAAGTATACCAATAGGAATAGTTGGAATAAATTATAAAGAAGGAGATTACGTGAGAGCCAGTCCTATTTCAATTAAAGCTTTAGGAATAACTTTGGACGAACTGAACGAACAGAGTATGTATGAAATGATAAGGCTTAACGATATCCTTATCAAGGGTTATAAGGATTTAATAGAGGATAACAAGATCAAGGCATCAGTAACTAGTTGGGGAATTAGCGGTACAATATATTTCAGAGAAAGCCCTCCAAGAAAATATTCAGAATTCCTAGAAATTAATGTAAAGAAATGGAATAAATACTTTAAAGGTATGCTAGACTCTGGAATAATTCCAATGAGTAACTATGACTCGCAGTGGTCAATCAGTAAGGCACATACGGAAGAAGATATAAACATACACTTAGAAAAATTAAATAACGTAATAAAAACTACTGTTTTATCTCATTAAATAGCTTTATATCCAAATAATTTTTCTAGATATGCTTGTTCCCATCTATCCTTCTGTAGAGTATAATCTCTCTTTAACTGAGGATCTTTAGTCGGCTTTGGTGGTTGTGTTGTTAAATCCATTTGGAATTGTAAACTTAACGTCTCTAACTTTCCTTCTAAATTGCCCATATAAGCCCAGCCAACGAATGCGTACTGCACTGGCACTTTCTCGCTCACACCTTCCATCTCTAAGATTTTGTTTGCCGCAAACATTGCGCTCTCAAATGCTATCTCTTGGTTCTTAGGGAATGGTAACTTTGCAGCGTCTCCTGCAGATAGTACGTCGTCATATTTAGGATGCCTCAAATCTTGAGGAGACCTAATATCTACATAACCTTTACCTAATCCTGCCTCATCGATAAACTTAGGTGCTCTGTTAGGCTCTAACATAGCTAGGATAGTGTATTTGTATTTTTCTCCAGAACTAGTAACTACGTAGTCTTCTCCAATTTCCGTAATTTCTTGGTTTGTAACTAGCTGAATTCCTGCTTTCTCATATGTTTGCTTTACGATATCCATTATAAACGGCGGTTGAGTTTTATCGTTAGCGTCTATGTGAATAATGTTAAACTTCTGCCTTACTCCTCTATGTGTTAAGACTGTGTGAGCAAGCAATGTGGTTTCAGTTGGTGCTGGGGCACACCTATAAGGAGCCTTAGGAGCGTAAACTATAACAGAACCTTCATTTTGACTCCATAATCTTTCCTTAAGTACATTAACTCTTCCCGGGTCGTAAACAGTAGTATTCTTCCACCAGAATTTATCATAACCAGTTATTTTAGAACCATCAAATACTATTCCTGGCGTTAGAACTAGGTAGTCATAATCTAGTACTGAATCTTTATTACCAAAAGTCGATTCGCTTACGTAAACCTTCCTATTATCTGGATCTACTTTGTAAACATTACCTACTACTAACTTTATTCCTTTAACACCTACGTTCTCATAACCTCTTATAATTCTATGATAGTTTTGTTCTCCAGTTAAGATTAAGGGTCTGCTAGGTCCAGCAAAATAAAAGTCTTCCTTGTTTATCACAGTGATCTCTGCTTTTCCCTTTAACTTATCTGCTAGTGTATTCGCAATACCCATTCCGGCTATTCCGCCACCTACAATTACAATCTTTTTCATAGTAGAATAGTTCTTTTAACAGTATTTAGGGTTTCTTAGAAAGAAATCTAACGTAAAGGCTTAAATTAACTGAATGAGAGATAATATATTTTACTTTGAGACAATTTTATCCAGAAAAGTTTGAGAATAAAGATTTTTAACAAAATAAATAGTTAGATCTAACGAACTTTAGCAAATAAAGGTTTATTTTAATAAAACACAATTCTATATTGTGAAGAAGATCCTTAAAAGTCCTGCCGATATTTATTTGGAAGAAGCTGACGAACTCTTAGAGAGGGGCGATATAGTTCAAGCTTCAGAGAAGTATTATAAAGCTGCAGAAGAAGCAATAAAAACAATATCTATATATCTTAAAATCAGCCCAGAGAATTGGACTTTGGCTTCTATTAATAGAGCTGCTCTAGAGATATCAAAAGTTCTAGGCGTAGAAATTCTAGATTATTGGAATAGCGCTACTGCCCTTTATACTGCTACTCTAGATCAAGATACGTTAAAAATTTTAATAAAAGATGTAAAAAGACTAGTCGAAATTGCAAACGAGAAATATAATGAATTACTTGGAAGAAGCTGACGAACTCTTAGAGAGGGGCGATATAGTTCAAGCTTCAGAGAAGTATTATAAAGCTGCAGAAGAAGCAATAAAGTTAATTTCAAGAAGGCTGAATTTAGAACCAATTCTTTCTGAAGTTAATAAGAAAGAAAGATGGAAATCAGAAATATTATTTAAAGCTGCTAGGTTAATTAACGAAAAATATCCAGAAGTGTTTAAAATGTGGAAATCTGCTTGGAAACTTCATGAAGACGGTTTTCATGAATGTAGCTTGGATTTGGAAACTACAAGAGTTTTAGGAGAGATCGTAAAAAATACTCTAATTAAGATCCTTAGCTAGAAAATATCACTATTGCCGGAGAAAGAGGCAAAGCTTGCGACTTCTTACCTTTAAAGTCTGGTACATTAGGATCATTACTGTCGTACACACTTAATTGGCCTAAATTGGTTTTTCTCATTATATAATTTGCATAATTTGCTAAAGTTCTTATTTCATCAAATTCCTGTAATGTAAGTAACGATTTCCTAAAGATGTCATCATAAGCTTTTATTGATGAATAAACTTTCTCTAGCTTTTCATTTCCTCTAGCAAATTCAAACAAACTTTGACCTTCTTCAATAGCTTTTGCAGCATCTTTAGCTAATGATAAATCGTTGTTCACATAAATAACTGCCTTTTCACCTTCCCCAACTATTCTTTCTAATTCCTTAATTTCACTTATAACATAATCGACGTAACCTTTTTCAACAACTGCTTCAGGATAGATAGTAAACTCTTCCGGCTTAGGATACTCTTGTTCTGCAACTAAGCCTGGAAAAGCTTTGCTCCAAAGTTCTTCCGCTATGTGAGGTGCCGCAGGATAAATCATTCTTAGCCAAGCTGAAATCGATTTCTTTATAAGATCCTTATTAATTCCATTAGTAAAATCCAGATAATCCTTAAAATCATTATAAATATCATATAGAATTATATTATAAGCTTCAAAGAAATCTAGGTTTCTCATTTTCTCGTCTACAGTCTTTATTTTCTCGCTCATTATACTTGACAACCATTTTTCCGCGATTCCAAAGTTATTCTCTCCTTTTGCCTCTAGTAACTCTACTATTAAGGAGTAAATTCTCTTAAGTTGATCCGCAATAGAAGTAACAACTGACGAATTAAACTCAACGTCCTCAGAAAGTTTAGGAGTAGCTAAAGCTATCCTAACTGGGTCTACGCCGTATTCCTTTATGGCCTTACTTAATGGATAAACGTTTCTAAAGCTTTTGCTCATTTTCTTTCCTCCTACTCTTACAAAGCCATTTATTACTATTTGCCTCGGTAACTTACCTAAGATTTCCAGATGATTATAGATATAGTAAGGAATATGATTTTGAATAAGATCTCTCCCGCTATGCCTTGAATCCACTGGATACCAGTAATTGTATTCCCTCCTTAATTCCTCTACTTCTTCTTTACTTATTCCTAGTTCTTTACTAATCTCTTCAGGATTTCCTAGACCTAAAAATACGTAGTCAAAGAGCTTATCGTTAGCTTTCTTTAGTAAATGAGAAATTGTATAGAATGCGGTATAAATTGTAGAATCCGATAAACTGTCAATTATTTCACTTTCATCCCAAGGTAATTTGACTCCTAAACCTCTGCTTCTGCCTACTGCACTCTTCCTTAAATTAAATATTGCCTTCTCTATATCCTTTCTAACTTCTGACGGAACAAAATTTATGTTATCTAAAGAATTGAGAACCGCCATTTTCCATTCTGGGTCGTCGTAAGCTATAAACCATTGGTCTTTTATTACCTTTACCACTATTTGTGCCCCGCATCTACAATAAATGGGGCCATTCATTATTTCGTATATTGTATCATGCCTGCCTATGCTATTAAGCAATTCTACAGTAGATATCCTTGCGTCCTTTACAGGTTTACCGGATATCATTTCTTTAACGTACTGCTTCATATAATCTGGGACGTAAGTAGAGACGTCTTTCATTACTCCTTTATAATATTCAGTTCTGTAGATTTGATCTGCAAAATCCTTTAATTCGGCCATATCTCTTACGTCTATTTCTTCAGTAGGTATTTCAGGCAGGTCAGGAGAAGATATTACTGAATAATAATCTTCAATTCCGTTATCTTCAGCAATTATCTTATGAATAGGATCGTGAGCAGGAGTTAGCATAATTAAGCCAGTACCTATTGAAGGGTCTACTAATTTACTCAGAACTACCTTAACCTTTTTCCTTGTTACCGGGTTTACTGCCTCTTTTCCTTTCAATTCTTCAGGTTTGACTTCTCCTATCTTCTTAAGTTCTTTCTGATATGAAAGTTTCTCAAAAGCTTCCTTAGAGAGTAAAATCCTCTTTCCTGAATATTCTGCAATCACGTAAGTGGTTAAAGGACTAATTGCCACACCTACTCCTGCAAATACTGTCTCTGGCCTTGAAGTTGCCACTGGATAAAAGTAGTCTCCTTCAAAGAATATGACGTCTAATTTTTCTATTTCCGGTTCAACGTCTCCTTTAGTATCATGCATTCCTACTGGAAATTGATCTCTAGGGCAATAACCTACTGCGTCAGTCTCTTTTATCAATTTCCCTTTGTCCTTAAGTTTCTTGAATTGCCATTGGATAAAAGTGGCAAATCTATCATCTACTGTAGTAAAACTCCTTCTCCAATCCACACTTAAGCCTATAGCCCTAGCAGTTTTCTCCATTTCTTGTTTAAAATACTCAGCCAATTTATAAGGGTCAGAAAGATCCTTTATTTTCTCTTCATCGATTTCGTAAACGTTCTTGAAAAAATCTATGATGTCTTGGTCCCCTCTTTTTATTGCGTCTGCCACAGATAATATTGGAGTGCCAGTAAATTGAAAGGCAAAGGGGAATAGAACATTATAACCTTTCATCCTCATGTATCTTGCATAAATATCTGCAGTAACGTATGTTCTACCGTGACCTATGTGCATGGGGCTATTAGTGTAAGGGAAGGGGACTGTAATGAAAAACTTCTTTTTCCTTTCATCTACTTTGGCTTCAAATATTCCCTTTTCTTCCCAAACTTTCTGCCATTTTTCTGCTATTGCATTAAAGTCCATAATATCAATATGAAATAGGAAGATATAAATAATATTGATAGTATAGTAGAGTTTAAACTAACTATTTTGCTATATAATAACTTCTTGAAAGGAAGAGTAGAAATATTCTTCTTGTATTTTACTCCTTGCTTACTTTTCTATCTCTTATTATATACCAAGTTCCTAAGCCTACAGCACCCAACTTACCTTCAGAATCCTTAAATTCAATTTCAACAACTACTGCAGTCCTTCCTTTTCTTAATACCTTAGCCTCAACAGTGAATGGACCTTTATACATGGGTTCAAGAAAATTTACCTTAAGTTCTTGAGTAACTTGGTCTATTCCATCATTAATTGAGGCAACTGCCAACCCACCTGCATAATCCATGGAAGTCATTATCATTCCGCCATGCAAAACTCCTCCCCTTCTGCAAATCTTCTCACTATAAGGAATTTCGAGTTTTGATTTACCATCTTTAACTTCTATAATTTTCATTCCTAAGTATGAAGCTACTGCCTCACTTTCTATTACCTTAAAATCCATAGAAAGGGTTGAAATTGTTAGCTTATATGCTTTTTAGATTCCTTTGCTCTAGATCTCATCAATAAAAATTAGGATATTGCCATATTCTTTGTTTATTTTATTAACTGCTTGAAGTATCTCCTTTTCCTTCCTAAATAAAGCCTTATCCTTCAAGTAATTCGCAGTAGCAATTACGTAACAATCTGGTAACGATATACCGTATTTCTTCTTAATTTCCCAGGCCTCAAAAATTATATCTTGATTAATTTCTGTAACTTTCAGTTTATATGATAGCCATTCAACGAATTCTCGTGTGTATCGATTTGCATCCTTTAGCCCAGAAGCTTTATATATTCTATAGCTAACGTACATAACTTCACTTAAAGTTATGGGCGTAACATATAATGTGTTATTTTCCTCAAGCAATTTCTTTACCTTATCGTGATACTCACCAGATTCATTTATATATTCAACTAAAATACCGGTATCAATTACCGTCAAAAATTCCTTCCTCTTTCTTCCTTTCCGCTTCTCCTTCTTCTTTAAGAATATCTTCAACTACCTTAGGATCAACTCTTACAATTTTAGGCTTTAAAGGCCTTAAACAAGCTTATCGTCTTCAATATTCGCTATTAGTATATCGTTCTCATTGATACAAAGTTTTACCCTAACGTCCTTAGGTAAAATTACTATTCCTTTTTTCCTTACCTTTAATTGGTAAACCATATGATATTAGTTGAACTAATCGTAAAAAGTTTATCAGTTTTTGTTAAACTTATTGTTGCATTCATTTTAACTCCTCGATAAGCTAGAATTTTCGCAAAAGGACTAATCCAAACATAAAGATTATATGCCTGACGTCTTCACGTCCCTGGAAAGGGAGAGGCTTTCAATCTTTTATAAATTCT from Acidianus ambivalens harbors:
- a CDS encoding aminotransferase class III-fold pyridoxal phosphate-dependent enzyme, giving the protein MAKRFGGMMHSHLKVFYEESFPVLKVTHKLPILKRGRGNRVWDIEGKEYIDFDMSNGDALLGYGNPELVNAILERSNQKETIEKLKRRFSLKSVKIFSSEKQAKVYAVNLARQLSGKKKIIRFGQNDLIKKCDLGEEITAEWNNLDYLEKIVRQNYDIAAIIFEPIATHMGLVLPENEFLKGIMELSKEYGIITIADEIKTGGKYYTGASGYLKIKPDIILFGRSLAGSIPIGIVGINYKEGDYVRASPISIKALGITLDELNEQSMYEMIRLNDILIKGYKDLIEDNKIKASVTSWGISGTIYFRESPPRKYSEFLEINVKKWNKYFKGMLDSGIIPMSNYDSQWSISKAHTEEDINIHLEKLNNVIKTTVLSH
- a CDS encoding DEAD/DEAH box helicase — translated: MLSDFDKLVKDKLGYNLFPYQSHVSERIIKELEEGKSNFIVVSMPTGSGKTVIELFMAYYFLKKGVKNVIVMEPTRLLCDQMYFNFWRKMFGEDVGMEYEGECTAFEEGKKIVVSTPFTAEKCAPETEAIIVDEVHHAFGDSRYESTLVSLDPKYLIGFTALLPSYKKYMVDPRLVEKLGKPKFLNYDFKALAEIDPTFNPPKAIADVFDAEMNKIEDSAYDAFFRGQVKGDKNTLKFLEITLYSYGKEAFCESLGRMEGKIEENPQLDFLCESKELSHKARALRQILSIYKIEDFKPVLIFTSRKATAYEFEKAIEDLDPGRIKVLTGDSSKFERQKLVKSAKRGEIDVIISTLVGEEGIDIPEAKLLIMTDVPQSPLRFYQRLGRLIRSKTDENNNDSENALKYLVVALTPKTPEYDNLDDALRNLYLEGVDVSYIVEKKEGKGPVARVVDIVKKEGGGTSFSKLDSSVGEISSIEVLLSPKNVETQMGDYVDRAIKEGRIFYYYDVDKMADLASKVLLGSYCNLCFGEKCMKICKDCIREVGKLLISKKGRVKLEKKGLLLHYMELVLPEKVDEIMNAMNKEKDEIMKKVECASISLSSTKRANVYSIVINFNVSVDGMTIYPKLQLDYYNANEQEIKLAEINAKAIGYKAIYLFLQQLK
- a CDS encoding STK_08120 family protein, translated to MKLTSEIKNEHGTSVLTILSDPFFLFPSMLKATNVEKIDNKYKVEIPIKGVFYLPFNLITYVTRYTAINSVNYVVNVADFAEHRWGNIRIYVEDKKMKLDLDIPLPLDFINSKILGKRIKVFERNFNELIRVERIKRKI
- a CDS encoding MFS transporter, encoding MSKSFPSPFRPIDSLKLTFNHIKIWYTAGMGFFTDAYDLLIIGYILATIEDSYKYAGIVMPGFTSYLVGPDKDFWNGLLASIALWAAIIGQLIFGFLGDYWGRKKVYGVEATLLTIGAFLSALSPNLIWLIIFRFIMGVGIGGDYPISATIMSEYANVKDRGKLIALVFSNQALGSLAAAAVGIISAVVLPPCTAWRVMAGIGAIPAATVIYLRRKVPETPRYSLLANGNVEEAKKAASFLGGDIDTRQPVVAKRMSLSEILSNYGTLLIGTAIPWFILDIAFYGTGLYSSPIIAPIFGSPFPKSATALPLSAFQGDLAYALFLGAVPYLVGFPGYFTAVALLDKLGRKTIQIQGFTMMAIIYLLVSAVMIVTYTSKGPKVNGFLIPAEAAFLLYALSFFFIDFGPNTTTFVIPAEVYPVRFRTTGHGISAASGKLGAAITTYLFPTLLTSMGIKNLLVMLAVVSIIGALLTFFFVPETKNKSLEEVAKEELVTPTTTAKQ
- a CDS encoding nucleotidyltransferase domain-containing protein yields the protein MKSFLDVYVEFVKEKMNLLANFCKIAPIIYEAIKEALKEYNLQGEIYFLGSVINGTYTAASDIDVAILLNEIPKERKEIEGKVLDYVINKGLPDWIPIEFHFLTPRSFKILKEGGANFVKAEDYILNCK